A single window of Granulicella sibirica DNA harbors:
- a CDS encoding acyltransferase family protein, translated as MLTISRRTPHSSGYLPTLDGWRALSILAVILFHDSLHTFGPLSTRWFYEYGSYGVDVFFAISGFLICSRLLDEERVTGSIDLRRFYARRALRILPPAVAYLLVLAVLSRKLDLRVGSGEWLESLLFARNYGHLFVHRVGWYTGQFWSLALEEQFYFIFPAILVFAALRNRIQVLTALILGVFIHRALILRSHTWNHVRFHTDVRVDAILVAALFAVLAADPLQRMVISRWLRFWPLLVVAVVCIIPLGQGKNWQITLLTLLTPCVVLGSTLNSEGVFGRFLEWAPLRYLGRISYSLYLWQQLFFTHHFEPDCPTSRGSFGRRILLMAICAIGSYYLIEKPFARFSRRLVPSATPDREEDSKAFRLVESDKSIPSYGEGVLSE; from the coding sequence ATGCTCACCATTTCGAGGCGCACACCCCACTCGTCCGGCTACCTCCCTACCCTGGATGGATGGAGAGCACTTTCCATTCTGGCAGTCATCCTCTTTCACGATTCTCTTCATACCTTTGGACCTCTGAGCACTCGTTGGTTCTATGAGTACGGGTCTTATGGGGTCGACGTATTCTTCGCCATTAGCGGTTTCTTGATCTGCTCGCGTCTGCTTGACGAGGAGCGCGTGACAGGCTCGATCGATCTCAGGCGGTTCTACGCTCGAAGAGCCCTGCGCATCTTGCCGCCTGCGGTAGCTTACCTGCTCGTTCTCGCAGTGCTTTCGAGAAAGCTCGATTTAAGGGTAGGTTCCGGGGAATGGTTGGAATCTCTTCTCTTCGCCAGAAACTACGGTCATCTGTTCGTTCACCGAGTTGGCTGGTATACGGGTCAATTCTGGTCGCTCGCCCTTGAGGAGCAGTTCTACTTCATCTTTCCCGCCATCCTTGTATTCGCCGCTCTGCGGAATCGTATTCAGGTCTTGACCGCCCTGATTTTAGGAGTTTTCATCCACAGGGCCTTGATACTTCGTAGTCACACCTGGAATCACGTTCGCTTCCATACTGACGTGCGGGTCGACGCGATTCTGGTCGCGGCTCTCTTCGCTGTTCTAGCCGCTGATCCTCTCCAAAGAATGGTCATCAGCAGGTGGTTACGTTTCTGGCCTCTGCTAGTGGTCGCAGTGGTATGCATCATCCCTCTTGGACAGGGCAAGAATTGGCAGATTACTCTGTTGACCCTGCTGACGCCCTGCGTGGTTCTTGGGTCCACTTTGAACAGCGAGGGAGTTTTTGGCAGATTCTTGGAATGGGCACCGCTTCGCTACCTTGGCCGGATCTCTTACAGCCTCTATCTCTGGCAACAGCTCTTTTTTACACACCATTTCGAACCTGACTGTCCCACAAGCAGAGGGAGCTTCGGTAGACGAATCCTGCTTATGGCAATCTGTGCGATCGGTAGCTACTATTTGATCGAAAAGCCATTCGCAAGATTCAGCCGTCGGCTAGTGCCGTCGGCAACGCCAGATCGAGAAGAGGATTCTAAAGCCTTTCGATTAGTTGAGAGCGACAAGTCAATTCCAAGCTATGGCGAGGGCGTTCTGAGCGAATAA
- a CDS encoding outer membrane beta-barrel protein, which yields MDWHPAELAGPDPVRRGYPAPLDSPPFPSSDYSVGGTPVIGAPDTQTYPLMQAINGNQSRVKVYGWLNGGFNASTSNKGTGANAPASYYVNPNRMTGDQQVLYVERLPNSVQTEHLDWGFRFAQLYGQDYRYTTAKGYLSDQLLVHNRQNGYDPVMFYFDLYVPHIAEGMNIRVGRYISLPDIEAQLAPNNYTYSHSLLYTVDPYTQTGIVASIKLSNHWLLQAGFSGGDDVAPWTKDATPTGTACVDYTWHKGGDALYTCANSFNKGKYAYNSLQGYYETWYHKINAKWHTDTEFWYMYERDVPNIAGNVTKPIAPEVGANGAFCHPGQHLCYAPEYAITNYVEREINTHNYLSFRADYLDDIRGQRTGYQTRYSEHLISYGHWVGSTILLRPEVRLEHSYQAAAYDLGTKKTQFVIAADLIYHF from the coding sequence ATGGATTGGCATCCTGCTGAACTCGCAGGTCCCGATCCTGTTCGCCGTGGCTACCCAGCACCTCTCGACTCTCCACCATTTCCATCCAGCGACTACTCTGTCGGCGGCACACCCGTCATCGGCGCGCCCGACACCCAAACCTACCCGCTCATGCAAGCCATCAACGGCAACCAGAGCCGCGTCAAGGTATACGGCTGGCTCAATGGCGGCTTCAACGCATCCACTTCCAACAAGGGCACCGGGGCAAATGCCCCCGCTTCCTACTACGTCAATCCCAACCGCATGACTGGCGATCAACAGGTGCTTTACGTCGAGCGCCTCCCCAACTCTGTCCAAACAGAACACCTTGATTGGGGTTTTCGCTTCGCTCAGCTTTATGGTCAGGACTACCGCTACACAACCGCCAAAGGTTACCTGTCTGACCAACTTCTCGTTCATAACCGCCAGAATGGTTACGATCCTGTCATGTTTTACTTTGACCTCTATGTGCCCCACATAGCCGAGGGTATGAACATCCGAGTCGGCCGCTATATCTCGCTGCCTGATATCGAAGCTCAGCTCGCTCCTAACAACTACACCTACTCGCACTCTCTGCTATACACGGTTGACCCGTACACCCAAACTGGTATCGTCGCGAGCATCAAGCTCTCAAACCACTGGCTCTTACAAGCTGGCTTCTCGGGCGGAGACGATGTTGCTCCCTGGACCAAGGATGCGACTCCAACCGGTACCGCATGCGTCGATTACACATGGCACAAAGGTGGCGACGCTCTCTACACCTGCGCTAACTCCTTTAACAAAGGCAAGTACGCCTACAACAGTCTCCAGGGTTACTACGAAACCTGGTATCACAAGATCAATGCCAAGTGGCACACCGATACCGAGTTCTGGTACATGTACGAGCGAGACGTTCCTAACATCGCCGGTAACGTCACTAAGCCCATCGCTCCAGAGGTCGGCGCAAACGGAGCCTTTTGCCACCCCGGCCAGCACCTCTGCTACGCACCCGAATATGCAATCACAAACTACGTCGAAAGGGAGATCAATACTCACAACTACCTCTCCTTCCGGGCAGACTACCTCGACGATATAAGGGGGCAACGGACCGGCTACCAGACCCGATACTCCGAGCACCTGATCAGCTATGGCCACTGGGTCGGATCGACCATCCTCTTACGCCCGGAGGTCCGCCTAGAACATAGCTACCAGGCTGCCGCCTATGACCTCGGCACCAAGAAGACTCAGTTCGTGATAGCCGCGGACCTTATCTACCACTTCTAA
- a CDS encoding CHAT domain-containing tetratricopeptide repeat protein: MSAQVPAPLSIGINADQAVKIAPHGHRDFVIKVVPNRPLRLSLVQGEHFQKLTLPGRGIKGPIRTNDAGLGAAIVSTLAPATGEVVEYCVTIESYHNDEESEGRLLVEAEPLSANDARRKAEAEGIFYDAEFLRRGKNAKKWPRAREEFESALLTARALGDVLLEQRILTEESRLMLFRLNQYLEAHETAAKAVALSPSAETSSLTDHSILATQALAVKTLGSTDYYLADYPSAIKHSTQALDIYRALHDRYWEGVLLGNLAYVYLESGDSSNALTTAEQALATAEQLHDDYGRIFTLEALGSIHSARGELGQSFASYQQALGVLQQAPYPAVEAGVWRGLGRFYKDAGKADAAEEAYEHAIKTAHDASDSAALLESTSEMADLERSQGKLKASHASYTSALSVALEAGLLREAVLLKAGLARTLGAEGQAGEATRQAREAMAQATSIGFIEGEAAAALDLADLEFSFGHRAAAREAYSGAESIFTEANERTQAAYAISRMARIDVDLGKLELAERESSEALSLIERTRSMVPGRELRTSYFADQQRVYKLSIQLMLRLDQARPGRGYAARAFEIVEMARARSLTDQAEVGSGPASSGNGASGQTVACEQRLSAAYHRLPDLYLTSDNASYRIVQTRQQIQSLVAQCDALESLDRKAGSHGVATLATVAQVQRSMGSQKASLLEFWLGDTESVCWYVTGDRFRVVRLPPRREIERRVEALNQAILSRQELVAGEDMEARVSRIHRVDDQTSALLLQLGTTLLRPLAGRQQKLLYVIPDGKLASLPFPALTDPSTNAALIEHADVVEEPSSSLLLQLLRRESAQQKADRAAPRRVVVFADPLYSESDERLLKSHPGLTQVSQISSPALPRLDRLSASSTEAAFIGRLSGASNADLHLGSDASAKLMLATEWSDYQIMHLAVHALLGASPTFTGIAFTMVDAKGRHEDGMLWLNQIYQLHGVPEMVFLSGCQTAEGRNVPGEGIASLANAFLYAGARSAIGSLWSVEDDASSELVQDFYTNLLRRHLPPSVSLRRAQLALAQNPRYRSPYYWAAFQLEGLSGSTLHATR; the protein is encoded by the coding sequence TTGTCTGCTCAAGTCCCCGCACCGCTATCGATTGGCATTAATGCAGATCAAGCGGTCAAGATCGCTCCTCATGGGCATCGTGATTTCGTCATCAAGGTCGTTCCCAATAGACCCCTTCGGCTTTCGCTTGTGCAGGGAGAGCACTTTCAGAAGCTGACGCTTCCTGGTCGCGGGATCAAGGGGCCGATTCGAACGAATGACGCCGGTCTGGGCGCCGCAATCGTATCCACTCTGGCGCCCGCCACTGGCGAGGTTGTGGAGTATTGCGTCACCATCGAGTCGTATCACAATGACGAGGAGTCGGAAGGCCGCCTCCTAGTCGAAGCGGAGCCCCTGAGCGCAAACGACGCTCGGCGCAAAGCTGAAGCCGAGGGTATCTTTTACGACGCGGAGTTTCTCCGGCGGGGCAAGAACGCTAAGAAATGGCCGCGTGCGCGTGAGGAGTTCGAATCGGCACTCCTAACGGCCCGTGCCCTGGGAGATGTTTTGCTTGAGCAGAGGATCCTCACCGAAGAATCCCGGCTCATGCTGTTTCGCTTGAACCAGTACCTCGAGGCCCATGAAACTGCCGCTAAAGCTGTGGCGCTGAGCCCCTCGGCTGAGACGAGCAGTCTGACGGATCACTCGATCCTTGCGACTCAGGCGCTTGCTGTCAAGACGCTTGGCTCGACGGACTACTATCTGGCCGACTATCCATCCGCAATCAAGCACTCGACGCAAGCACTGGACATCTATCGAGCGTTGCATGATCGCTATTGGGAGGGTGTGCTGCTTGGCAACTTGGCGTATGTCTACCTGGAGAGTGGTGACAGCTCGAATGCGCTCACGACCGCTGAACAGGCGCTTGCTACAGCGGAACAACTCCACGATGACTATGGTCGCATCTTCACGCTGGAAGCCTTGGGCTCGATTCACTCCGCTCGCGGGGAGTTAGGCCAATCATTTGCGAGCTATCAGCAGGCGCTGGGTGTTCTTCAACAGGCCCCTTACCCGGCGGTCGAAGCAGGGGTCTGGCGCGGCCTTGGACGTTTCTATAAGGACGCTGGTAAAGCAGATGCGGCAGAGGAAGCCTACGAACATGCGATCAAGACCGCGCACGATGCAAGCGACTCGGCAGCTCTGCTCGAGTCGACCTCCGAGATGGCCGATCTGGAACGTTCGCAAGGAAAACTTAAGGCTTCCCATGCGTCCTATACTTCGGCGCTCTCCGTCGCGTTAGAAGCGGGCCTCCTGCGTGAGGCGGTGCTTCTAAAGGCCGGCTTGGCGCGTACCCTTGGTGCGGAGGGGCAAGCGGGGGAAGCAACGCGGCAGGCAAGGGAAGCCATGGCGCAGGCGACCTCGATCGGCTTCATCGAAGGGGAAGCTGCGGCTGCGCTGGATCTCGCGGATCTCGAGTTTTCGTTTGGGCACAGGGCTGCCGCAAGGGAAGCGTATAGCGGCGCTGAGTCCATTTTTACCGAAGCAAACGAACGGACGCAGGCGGCGTATGCCATTTCGCGAATGGCGCGCATCGATGTAGATCTTGGAAAGCTCGAATTGGCGGAACGTGAGTCCAGTGAGGCTCTGTCGCTGATCGAGCGAACGCGAAGCATGGTGCCCGGGCGAGAGCTTCGCACCTCTTACTTCGCTGATCAACAGAGGGTCTATAAGCTGTCGATTCAGCTTATGCTCAGGCTCGACCAGGCACGCCCAGGCCGAGGCTATGCAGCACGAGCGTTTGAGATTGTGGAGATGGCGCGGGCACGTAGTCTTACGGACCAGGCAGAAGTTGGTTCCGGGCCGGCTTCTTCAGGCAATGGAGCAAGTGGGCAGACGGTAGCATGTGAGCAGCGTCTATCCGCCGCCTATCATCGTCTGCCTGATCTTTATCTGACGAGTGACAACGCAAGCTATCGCATCGTGCAGACGAGGCAGCAGATTCAATCGCTGGTCGCGCAATGCGATGCACTGGAAAGCCTTGATCGCAAGGCAGGTTCCCATGGTGTGGCGACGCTCGCGACGGTCGCGCAGGTACAACGGTCGATGGGGTCGCAGAAGGCATCTCTGCTTGAGTTCTGGCTTGGCGACACCGAGAGCGTCTGCTGGTATGTCACAGGGGATCGGTTTCGCGTGGTGCGTCTGCCGCCGCGGCGTGAGATCGAGAGGAGGGTGGAGGCGCTCAACCAAGCCATTCTGAGCAGGCAGGAGCTGGTGGCCGGTGAAGACATGGAAGCGCGCGTAAGCCGAATTCACCGCGTCGACGATCAGACGAGCGCGCTTCTGCTTCAGCTTGGGACGACACTGCTCAGACCGCTTGCAGGCCGGCAGCAGAAACTGCTCTACGTTATACCTGACGGCAAACTGGCGAGCCTGCCGTTCCCAGCGCTGACCGATCCGTCGACGAACGCCGCATTGATTGAGCACGCTGACGTTGTCGAGGAGCCCTCGTCGTCCCTCTTGCTTCAACTCCTGAGACGTGAGAGCGCACAGCAGAAGGCCGATCGCGCCGCTCCTCGGCGTGTTGTCGTCTTCGCCGATCCTCTGTACTCGGAGAGCGACGAGCGTCTGCTGAAGTCTCACCCGGGACTCACCCAGGTCAGCCAGATCTCTTCACCTGCCTTGCCGCGGCTCGACCGTCTGTCGGCCAGCAGCACCGAGGCGGCCTTCATCGGAAGGCTCTCCGGGGCCTCCAACGCTGATTTGCATCTGGGATCGGACGCGTCCGCGAAGCTGATGCTGGCGACGGAATGGAGCGACTACCAGATCATGCATCTCGCGGTGCATGCTCTGCTCGGTGCTTCGCCAACCTTCACGGGCATTGCGTTCACCATGGTCGACGCGAAGGGACGCCATGAAGACGGCATGCTGTGGCTCAACCAGATCTATCAACTTCACGGCGTGCCGGAGATGGTTTTCCTGAGCGGATGCCAGACGGCTGAGGGAAGGAATGTTCCGGGCGAAGGAATCGCTAGCCTCGCTAACGCATTTTTGTATGCGGGGGCTCGCAGCGCGATCGGCTCACTCTGGAGCGTCGAAGACGACGCTTCGAGTGAACTGGTCCAAGACTTTTATACAAATCTACTGCGTCGCCACCTCCCGCCGAGTGTTTCCTTGAGGCGTGCGCAGCTTGCCCTCGCCCAGAACCCGCGCTATCGTTCGCCATACTATTGGGCCGCGTTCCAACTTGAAGGCCTCTCGGGAAGCACACTGCATGCCACCAGATAA
- a CDS encoding response regulator transcription factor: protein MTSRRILVVDDEPQIARVLRASLESSGYEVAIASDGEQAIERFHTFEPQLVITDLAMPFMDGLALTRAIRKLGDIPIIVLSVRNSEPMKIQALDEGADDYITKPFGIQELLARVRSRLRRPTTDLGARQISSGDFFIDIDRHHVTFRGRDLHLTPKEFDLLVFFARHPGRVLTHKILLHAIWGSPGDGNPEYLRVLIAQLRKKIEAAPEVANQKLEPRYVRNEPWIGYRFTPDGNPDGDPDPTALTHS, encoded by the coding sequence ATGACGTCTCGCCGCATCCTCGTCGTCGATGACGAGCCTCAGATCGCACGTGTGCTCCGTGCATCGCTCGAAAGCAGCGGCTACGAAGTCGCCATCGCATCCGATGGCGAGCAGGCAATCGAGCGCTTCCACACCTTCGAGCCTCAGCTCGTCATCACCGACCTCGCCATGCCGTTCATGGACGGGCTGGCACTGACTCGTGCCATCCGCAAGCTCGGTGACATCCCCATCATCGTCCTCTCGGTCCGCAACTCAGAGCCTATGAAAATCCAGGCGCTCGACGAAGGAGCGGACGACTACATCACCAAGCCCTTCGGGATTCAGGAATTACTGGCGCGTGTCCGCTCCCGCCTGCGCCGTCCCACTACCGACCTTGGCGCCCGCCAGATATCTTCCGGCGACTTTTTCATCGACATCGATCGCCACCATGTCACCTTTCGCGGAAGAGATCTTCATCTCACCCCCAAAGAATTCGACCTGCTTGTTTTCTTTGCGCGCCATCCCGGCCGAGTGCTCACTCACAAGATCCTCCTGCATGCGATTTGGGGCAGCCCGGGGGACGGCAATCCCGAGTATCTCCGAGTCCTCATCGCTCAGCTCCGGAAGAAGATTGAAGCGGCACCCGAAGTTGCGAATCAGAAGCTCGAGCCGCGTTACGTTCGCAACGAGCCCTGGATCGGCTACCGCTTTACACCTGACGGCAACCCTGACGGAGACCCTGACCCAACCGCACTTACGCATTCTTAA
- a CDS encoding RNA polymerase sigma factor: MPPDNSTERTAWNLQRSALNALLYQLDPDPEKAAIAYEDLRRRLCRFFQLHHLIEAERTADVCLDRLARRMEEGVAVEKPVHYALGIARMLLREEYAALRKREFIAGELLRANPTYSQPAQETPHDERELALDHCLEQIAAEQKTQLLLYYSATAREKIELRQQLAEESGISLNALRNRMLRLRKLLEECLAKRLTSDR, encoded by the coding sequence ATGCCACCAGATAATTCGACCGAACGAACGGCATGGAACCTGCAGCGAAGCGCGTTGAACGCCCTGCTGTATCAGCTCGATCCCGATCCCGAAAAAGCCGCGATCGCCTATGAAGACCTGCGGCGGCGGCTCTGCCGGTTCTTTCAGCTACACCATCTCATCGAAGCGGAACGTACTGCCGATGTATGTCTTGATCGCCTCGCGAGGAGGATGGAGGAGGGCGTTGCTGTGGAGAAGCCTGTCCACTACGCGCTCGGCATCGCGCGCATGCTCCTTCGAGAGGAGTACGCTGCGCTCAGAAAACGGGAGTTCATTGCCGGAGAACTGCTGCGGGCGAATCCGACGTACAGCCAGCCAGCGCAGGAGACGCCGCACGACGAACGAGAACTGGCGCTTGATCACTGTCTTGAGCAGATTGCGGCGGAGCAAAAGACGCAACTGCTTCTCTATTACAGCGCCACGGCCCGCGAGAAGATTGAGCTACGTCAGCAGCTCGCGGAGGAAAGCGGCATCTCACTCAATGCTCTGCGTAACCGGATGCTGCGACTTCGCAAGCTCCTGGAAGAGTGCCTGGCGAAGCGGCTCACAAGTGACCGGTAA
- a CDS encoding ATP-binding protein has protein sequence MRWCAAVLLLASILGAYTHLPDLNPTTVALTLLLYILLLASTWGFRYALTASFVSAVCFNYFFLPPIGTFVIADSQNWIALMAFLATALIGSNLSNRIRTEADAANQRRRELELLYDFGQRLLSTESTHKLLNAIPHDIVSAFRSRAAALYLLDGDRVYFSEPVTSAESLDVLRQAVFSANTFCVARNGQLSSGIGSGLPKQLDASPELEWATLSLLVGVRPIGSIKVEGNLPSRETLEAMSSLIAIAITSATAVEKLARADAAQESERLRAALLDSVTHDLRTPLTSIKVSVTTLLSQHNLREVARMELLTVINEESDRLNHLITQATEMARLDAREIRLNLQEHDARELIDAALLAFSGSIEDRQVEIRLSDTMRKVGVDLELMTKVLIHLIENAVKYSPAGSAIFISGGAEGGNAWISVADRGVGIEGMELEMIFDKFYRGQSQRHRVQGTGMGLAISKAILEAHGGKIGVTSQAGSGSVFTIYLPLQPKADL, from the coding sequence ATGCGATGGTGCGCGGCGGTATTGCTGCTCGCTAGTATTTTGGGTGCGTATACCCATCTGCCGGATCTGAACCCGACGACGGTTGCGTTGACTTTGCTTCTTTATATTTTGCTCCTGGCCTCGACGTGGGGCTTTCGCTATGCGCTGACTGCTTCCTTTGTTTCGGCGGTTTGCTTCAACTATTTTTTTCTCCCACCCATCGGGACATTCGTGATCGCCGACAGCCAGAACTGGATAGCGCTCATGGCATTTCTGGCGACTGCTCTAATCGGGAGCAACCTGTCGAATCGGATCCGAACGGAGGCAGATGCAGCCAATCAGAGACGTCGCGAGCTGGAGCTCTTGTATGACTTCGGCCAGAGGCTGCTATCGACTGAGAGCACCCACAAGCTTCTCAATGCCATTCCGCACGATATCGTCAGTGCGTTTCGGTCCCGGGCTGCGGCTCTTTACTTGTTGGACGGGGATCGTGTGTACTTTTCTGAGCCTGTGACATCGGCTGAGAGCCTCGATGTTTTGCGCCAAGCAGTTTTTTCGGCGAACACTTTCTGCGTGGCGCGTAACGGCCAGTTGTCCAGCGGGATCGGGTCGGGACTCCCGAAGCAGCTAGATGCCTCACCGGAGTTGGAGTGGGCAACCCTTTCCCTGCTGGTAGGGGTCAGGCCGATCGGCTCGATCAAGGTGGAGGGTAATCTTCCTTCGCGCGAGACGCTTGAGGCGATGAGCAGTCTGATCGCGATCGCGATCACAAGCGCGACTGCGGTCGAAAAGCTCGCGCGAGCAGATGCGGCGCAAGAGAGCGAGCGACTTCGGGCCGCACTCCTCGATTCGGTTACACACGACTTGAGGACGCCGCTGACGTCGATCAAGGTCTCCGTGACTACTCTTCTGTCGCAGCATAACTTGCGGGAGGTGGCACGCATGGAACTGCTGACTGTCATAAACGAGGAAAGTGATCGGTTGAATCATCTGATTACGCAGGCGACGGAAATGGCGCGCCTGGATGCGAGAGAGATTCGGCTGAACCTCCAGGAACACGACGCACGCGAGTTGATTGATGCGGCGCTGCTCGCTTTTAGCGGATCCATAGAAGACCGGCAAGTGGAGATTCGGCTGTCCGATACCATGCGCAAGGTAGGAGTGGACCTGGAGCTGATGACGAAGGTGCTAATTCACCTGATCGAGAATGCTGTAAAGTATTCGCCAGCCGGTTCTGCGATCTTCATCTCGGGGGGTGCCGAGGGCGGCAACGCATGGATCAGCGTGGCAGATCGAGGCGTGGGGATCGAAGGAATGGAACTGGAGATGATCTTCGACAAGTTTTATCGCGGGCAGAGCCAGCGACACCGCGTGCAGGGAACCGGGATGGGGCTTGCGATCTCCAAGGCGATCTTGGAGGCGCATGGCGGAAAAATCGGAGTAACCAGTCAGGCAGGAAGCGGCTCTGTGTTCACGATCTATTTGCCGTTGCAACCGAAGGCTGACCTCTAA
- the kdpF gene encoding K(+)-transporting ATPase subunit F, with amino-acid sequence MLENILILALCFALLAYLVYAMLRPEKF; translated from the coding sequence ATGCTTGAAAACATCCTCATCCTCGCGCTCTGTTTCGCACTGCTCGCGTACCTCGTCTACGCAATGCTGCGTCCGGAGAAGTTCTAG
- a CDS encoding histidine kinase, whose product MPGKPTFSSRSPEQWLEYLAASENPRGRLKIFLGYAPGVGKTFSMLSEAIRRSSRGENVLIGVVETHGRVNTAELVAHLPIVPRRELEYRGTLFAEMDLDAILDRKPAVVLIDELAHTNIEGSRHLKRYEDVMDLLEAKIDVLTTVNIQHIESLIPRIQSLTGITVRESIPDWVLERADEIVLADVTPEALETRMKRGDVYPEERVERALAHFFRRGNLIALREMALRQVTRAVDRNLDAYVTRKRLGGEWCVKEKVAVCISSSPHARQLIARGARVAEGLGAELFVIHVHQGKEVTEDRMRSFDGNIRFARNLGAEIIELRDTSVARATAAFVTERRITQVIFGRSAVNGLKKYLYYLAIQRFMAGAPHADLHIITQEQA is encoded by the coding sequence ATGCCAGGTAAACCCACATTCTCGTCAAGAAGCCCTGAGCAGTGGCTCGAATATCTGGCCGCGTCCGAGAATCCTCGCGGACGTCTCAAGATATTCCTCGGCTATGCACCTGGAGTAGGCAAGACCTTCTCCATGCTCTCCGAGGCTATCCGCCGCTCTTCTCGCGGCGAGAACGTGCTCATTGGAGTCGTTGAAACTCATGGCCGCGTCAACACTGCGGAGCTCGTCGCCCACCTACCCATCGTGCCCCGTCGCGAGCTAGAGTATCGCGGTACGCTATTCGCCGAGATGGATCTTGACGCTATTCTAGACCGCAAACCCGCCGTCGTCCTTATCGACGAACTTGCCCACACGAACATCGAGGGCAGCCGCCACCTTAAGCGCTATGAAGATGTTATGGACCTGCTAGAGGCCAAGATCGACGTCCTGACCACAGTCAACATCCAGCACATCGAAAGCCTCATCCCACGGATCCAGAGCCTGACAGGCATCACCGTACGTGAATCCATCCCGGACTGGGTGCTCGAACGAGCCGACGAGATCGTCCTCGCAGACGTCACTCCCGAAGCCCTTGAAACCCGCATGAAGCGGGGGGACGTCTATCCGGAAGAGCGTGTCGAGCGGGCTCTTGCTCACTTCTTCCGAAGGGGTAACCTCATCGCATTGCGTGAGATGGCATTGCGCCAAGTGACCCGCGCTGTCGACCGCAATCTCGACGCCTACGTCACTCGTAAACGCCTTGGTGGCGAGTGGTGCGTCAAGGAGAAAGTTGCCGTCTGTATCAGCTCCAGTCCCCACGCGCGGCAGCTTATCGCGCGTGGAGCGCGGGTAGCCGAGGGTCTTGGCGCTGAACTCTTTGTCATCCACGTCCATCAGGGCAAAGAGGTTACTGAAGACCGCATGCGCTCCTTTGACGGAAACATCCGCTTTGCACGAAACCTCGGGGCCGAGATCATCGAACTGCGCGACACAAGTGTCGCGCGGGCTACTGCAGCCTTTGTCACAGAGCGCCGTATTACTCAGGTCATCTTCGGCCGCTCAGCCGTCAATGGTCTTAAGAAATATCTCTATTACCTCGCGATCCAGCGCTTCATGGCCGGAGCTCCCCACGCCGACCTTCACATCATCACGCAGGAGCAGGCATGA